In the genome of Mycobacteriales bacterium, one region contains:
- a CDS encoding substrate-binding domain-containing protein translates to MSPSLIRLRRNTLRLAVVLALFCFSAYRGISPASAEYAEIEGSGSTWAYTIIQQWIADVSAQGMQITFNNNGSSQGRKDFSNYVVDFADSDIPYQGVDPVTHQTDASSRPYAYLPVVAGGTAFTYQLKVAGKLVNNLRLSGETIAKIFTNQITNWDDPEITKENGGHAFPSTPITPVVRSDGSGATAQFTLWMGKEYPSIWGPYNGGNTGLTSIYPRTGRQIAASGDDGVMNTVDSAAGNGDIGYAEYSYPLNAHYPVVYVENPDGYFVQPTQYNVAVALTQAKINGCNGSGTCSPAGLAPNTYLTQNLDDVYTYKDPRSYPVSSYSYMIIPTSSTDQRMTPAKRQTLADFLSYDLCTGQSKAGPYGYSPLPLNLVKASFNQIEKLGPQATPNAVPGVNIKNPSANLAACDNPTFVKGNLAANHLAQVAPQPLPCQKVTAVPCGDGAVAPGTTTQAGSTSVSKGSTGASGASPGGTGTSGAAATGGAGDATVQSGNGQPVSAGSSDISAAAPTAVELSAQSNGDNTVFGVVAVAELVAIVLLPGAYVAWLRRRRGAP, encoded by the coding sequence CCGGTTCGACCTGGGCCTACACGATCATCCAGCAGTGGATCGCTGACGTCTCCGCTCAGGGGATGCAGATCACGTTCAACAACAACGGCTCGTCCCAGGGCCGCAAGGACTTCTCGAACTACGTCGTCGACTTCGCCGACTCCGACATTCCCTACCAGGGCGTCGATCCGGTGACGCATCAGACCGACGCGAGCAGCCGGCCGTACGCCTACCTTCCCGTGGTCGCCGGCGGCACCGCGTTCACCTACCAGCTGAAGGTGGCCGGCAAGCTCGTCAACAACCTGCGATTGTCCGGCGAGACGATCGCCAAGATCTTCACCAACCAGATCACCAACTGGGACGACCCGGAGATCACGAAGGAGAACGGCGGGCACGCGTTCCCGTCGACGCCGATCACACCTGTCGTTCGTTCCGACGGTTCGGGTGCGACGGCGCAGTTCACGTTGTGGATGGGCAAGGAGTACCCGTCGATCTGGGGCCCCTACAACGGTGGCAACACCGGACTGACCTCGATCTACCCGCGGACCGGCCGGCAGATCGCCGCGTCCGGTGACGACGGCGTGATGAACACCGTCGACTCGGCGGCCGGCAACGGCGACATCGGCTACGCGGAGTACTCCTACCCGCTGAATGCGCACTACCCGGTGGTGTACGTCGAGAACCCCGACGGCTACTTCGTACAGCCGACCCAGTACAACGTCGCCGTCGCGTTGACCCAAGCGAAGATCAACGGCTGCAACGGGAGCGGGACGTGCAGCCCGGCCGGGCTGGCGCCCAACACCTATCTGACGCAGAACCTCGACGACGTCTACACGTACAAGGACCCGCGCTCATATCCGGTCTCGTCGTACTCCTACATGATCATCCCGACGAGCTCGACCGACCAGCGCATGACGCCCGCGAAGCGGCAGACGCTGGCCGACTTCTTGAGCTACGACCTGTGCACCGGCCAGTCGAAGGCCGGCCCGTACGGCTACTCGCCGTTGCCGCTGAACCTCGTCAAGGCGTCGTTCAACCAGATCGAGAAGCTCGGCCCGCAGGCGACACCGAACGCGGTGCCGGGCGTCAACATCAAGAACCCGTCGGCCAACCTCGCGGCGTGTGACAACCCGACGTTCGTCAAGGGCAACCTCGCCGCGAACCACCTCGCCCAGGTGGCGCCACAACCGCTGCCCTGCCAGAAGGTGACCGCGGTCCCGTGCGGTGACGGTGCGGTCGCGCCGGGGACGACGACCCAAGCCGGCTCGACGTCGGTGAGCAAGGGCTCGACCGGAGCCAGCGGCGCCAGCCCGGGCGGGACGGGAACGTCAGGTGCGGCGGCGACCGGCGGCGCGGGTGACGCGACGGTGCAGTCCGGAAACGGTCAACCCGTCAGCGCCGGGTCGTCGGACATCTCCGCGGCGGCCCCGACCGCGGTCGAGCTCAGCGCACAGAGCAACGGCGACAACACGGTCTTCGGGGTGGTCGCGGTTGCCGAGCTGGTCGCGATCGTGCTGCTGCCGGGGGCGTACGTCGCGTGGCTGAGACGCCGTCGAGGTGCCCCGTGA